From Saprospiraceae bacterium, one genomic window encodes:
- a CDS encoding UbiX family flavin prenyltransferase yields the protein MSELKKIKIAIGISGSSGARYAKLLIESLGQMPEVHIGLIFSENAKLNWALENPGIPWDQYPYTYFDTKDFTAPIASGSAAWDIAIICPCSAGFLAKVAHGMADDLMSRAAQVMLKERKKLILVFRETPLSLIHIENMKMVTLSGGIICPAIPSFYSNPKSSDEILATVTNRVIDLCGLDSKSYRWGMSFGT from the coding sequence TTGAGTGAATTAAAAAAAATAAAAATTGCCATTGGCATTTCTGGATCATCCGGCGCGAGGTATGCCAAATTACTGATCGAATCCCTTGGTCAAATGCCAGAGGTGCATATTGGGTTGATATTCAGTGAAAATGCCAAACTCAACTGGGCATTGGAAAATCCCGGAATTCCATGGGATCAATACCCTTATACTTATTTTGATACCAAAGATTTCACAGCACCGATCGCTTCCGGTTCGGCGGCTTGGGACATTGCAATAATATGCCCTTGTTCTGCGGGCTTTTTGGCCAAGGTGGCCCATGGCATGGCAGATGATCTGATGAGTAGGGCGGCCCAGGTGATGCTCAAAGAGCGCAAAAAGCTGATCCTTGTTTTTCGCGAAACACCGCTTAGTCTGATTCACATTGAAAATATGAAAATGGTTACTCTGTCCGGAGGTATCATTTGTCCAGCCATACCTTCATTTTATTCCAATCCGAAGTCATCGGATGAAATTTTGGCCACTGTCACCAATCGCGTGATTGATCTTTGTGGGCTCGATAGCAAATCTTATCGCTGGGGAATGAGTTTTGGAACATAA
- a CDS encoding bifunctional folylpolyglutamate synthase/dihydrofolate synthase: MNYKETLKYMLDHLPMFQRDGKSAFKKDLHNIKALCQQLGNPERSLRCIHIAGTNGKGSVSHLIAAMLQTHGFKTGLYTSPHYKDFRERIKINGAYIPKKRVTRFVKLNRSLFDQIQPSFFEMSFAMALDYFKEEQVDYAVIETGLGGRLDSTNIIKPLLSVITNISWDHTDLLGDSLEKIAEEKAGIIKSGVPVLIGRRQAETQTVFDQHSRAKKSPLSYAGDVDLTELGLRKNGSLAFSASLSGPYQTENILTAMASFCLFCQEAKIKISAENVKLALQNTQTLTRMMGRWHFVKAEYDLLMDSAHNEDGIRHFANWLEQQSYSKVHIVCGFVKDKSIDTLLNLLPKTAIYYFTQASIPRALDAKALKKQGKSNGLIGKSFKKVRNALASAKRLAKTSELVVVIGSIFVVGEVIE, encoded by the coding sequence AACTTGGAAATCCCGAAAGAAGTCTTCGATGCATCCACATTGCGGGCACCAATGGCAAAGGTTCAGTCTCGCATCTTATCGCTGCCATGTTGCAAACGCATGGTTTTAAAACAGGATTGTATACTTCACCTCATTACAAAGATTTCAGAGAAAGAATTAAAATCAACGGAGCTTACATTCCAAAGAAAAGGGTAACGCGCTTTGTCAAACTCAACAGATCATTGTTTGATCAAATACAACCTTCATTTTTTGAGATGAGTTTTGCAATGGCATTGGATTATTTCAAAGAAGAGCAGGTAGATTATGCGGTCATCGAAACGGGGCTAGGCGGCAGATTGGATTCTACCAACATCATCAAACCATTGCTCAGTGTCATCACCAACATCTCATGGGATCACACCGATTTGTTGGGAGACAGTCTTGAAAAAATAGCAGAAGAAAAAGCCGGAATTATAAAATCTGGTGTGCCCGTACTCATTGGGCGAAGACAAGCTGAGACCCAGACTGTCTTTGATCAACACAGCAGAGCAAAGAAAAGTCCGCTCTCGTATGCCGGCGATGTAGATCTTACCGAATTGGGGCTCCGCAAAAATGGAAGTCTTGCATTCAGTGCATCGCTATCTGGTCCTTACCAAACTGAAAATATTCTCACGGCTATGGCCTCCTTTTGTCTTTTTTGTCAGGAAGCCAAAATTAAAATTTCGGCTGAAAATGTAAAGCTGGCATTACAAAATACTCAGACTCTTACGAGGATGATGGGGCGCTGGCATTTTGTAAAAGCTGAATATGACCTATTAATGGATTCAGCCCACAACGAAGATGGAATACGTCATTTTGCGAATTGGCTTGAGCAACAGTCTTATTCGAAGGTTCACATCGTGTGTGGCTTTGTCAAAGACAAATCAATAGATACCCTTTTGAATTTACTGCCAAAAACTGCCATTTATTATTTCACCCAGGCTTCTATCCCAAGAGCGCTGGATGCAAAGGCATTAAAAAAGCAGGGAAAATCAAATGGACTTATCGGAAAATCTTTTAAAAAAGTAAGAAATGCTTTAGCCAGCGCGAAGAGGTTGGCAAAAACTTCTGAACTGGTGGTGGTGATTGGCAGCATTTTTGTAGTAGGAGAAGTCATTGAGTGA